The Leptospira mtsangambouensis sequence AAAAAAAATGCTGATCTTACTGCGGAATTTCGAGTAGGGGAAACTTTACGTGCAAAAATTCTGACTTTAGATTGGGCTTCGAATAAAATTTCACTCAGCGTAAAAGATTTTTTAAGTGATCCTTGGTCTGGAAAACTTCCTTTTAAAGAATCAGATATTGTGACAGGAACTTTGGAATCGATCAAACCGTTCGGTCTTTTTGTCCGGTTAGGTGATGATTTTACAGGTCTTGTTCCCAACAAAGAAACGGGAGTTCCTTCTCGCACTCCACTAAATACCGTATTCAATCCGGGACAAAAATTGGAAGTATTTGTTTTGGAAATCAATCCTGAAAAAAGGCAAATTGCATTGTCGATTTCAAAAGCGGCAGAGGCAAAAGACAGGATGGAATACCAAGAGTATATGTCCAAAGAGGAGAATCCCGGGACAGTTTCTAGTTTTGGATTGGCTTTGCAAAAATCTTTGGAAAAGAAAAACAAAAAGTAATTCACGAATTGGAAATCGCACTTTATCGCCCAGAAATACCTCCTAACACGGGTAATATTGCAAGACTCTGTGTCAATGTCGGAGTTCCTCTCTCCATTGTAGGGGAACCGTCTTTTGATTTGTCCGAAAAAGCAGTCAGGCGCGCGGGTCTTGATTATTGGAAAGATTTGGATCTTCGTCGTTTTGCAGATTTTGAAGAATTTAGAAGCCAGAAAGAGGCGGAAGGCAGTCGAATTTTCCTGGTTTCTAAATTTGGAACCAAAGTGTATTGGGATGTAAACTTCCAGAAAACGGATGTTTTTTTGTTTGGGAGAGAAACTTCAGGACTTCCGGAAGAAATCCATCAGTCTTGCCCTCCAGAACATATTATTTCCTTACCTATGGCAGAGGTGAGTCGTTCGATCAATCTTTCCAATGCGGTTGCCATTGTACTTTATGAAGCACTGCGCCAAGAAAAAACACGGACTAATCCTTAAAGGATAAAACAATTTACAACTCTTCCGTTCCCGTTGAAATGGGAATATATGCCGTTCCCTCTCTCCAGAACTGAGTTAGAGAAAGAAGTGAAGACTTTGTTCTCCAATGGCCTCTCGGGGAATGTGAACGATTTTTACTCCTGGGTGTTTATGGAAACCCAGCGAAAATTCAAAGATAACCCCAATACAACTTTGGAAGGCATCACCTCTCTTCTCGAAGATTTAATCAAAGACGGAATCATTACCACTAACCCTTTGGACCCAAGGGAATATTTTATTGCAGAATCTTCACCTATCACTCGCAAGATGGGAGCAACCGAACAGTTTGTAATTCTTGGTGCTCTTTCCTATAATCCGATGCAGTATGTTCGTGCCAGGCTTGATTATTTTCTGAAACGGAACGGAATTGTCGAAGAGTTGCGAATGGATCTCTGCATTGCCACTGTGGAAGCTGTGGAAAATGCCGCAAAGTATGGTGACGGAGGTGGAGTGGAAGTGATCTTTCAGATCGATAAACACAAAACCTTTACCATAGAAATGATCAACACGGTAAAAGACTTTAATCTAGAAGACGATATTCAGAGAGGTAAGTTTTCTTCCACAGCAACGCTCATGCGTGGTATGATGGTCATGCAAAAACTTTTCGATTCGGTGGATTTAGAAATCAGCGACAATCGAAAACAAGCTATACTCAAAGCAACTCGTAAACTAACATAGGTTCCTATGGCAAATTTTAAAATGGTTTCTCCTTTTAAGGCAGCCGGAGACCAGGTCAAAGCAATTGAAGATATTGCAAAGTCCTTCGGCGAGGGTAAAAATAAAATTACACTGGTTGGTGTGACTGGTTCAGGAAAGACCTTTACCATGGCAGAGGTCATAACCCGTGTCAAAAAACCAACTCTCATTTTGTCACATAACAAAACTCTTGCAGCCCAGCTCTTTCGTGAGTTCAAAGAATTTTTTCCAGAAAATGCTGTAGAGTATTTTGTCTCATATTACGACTATTACCAACCTGAAGCTTATGTTCCTTCTTCTGATACCTTCATTGAAAAAGATATGTCAATGAATGAAGAGATCGACAAACTTAGGT is a genomic window containing:
- a CDS encoding tRNA (cytidine(34)-2'-O)-methyltransferase gives rise to the protein MEIALYRPEIPPNTGNIARLCVNVGVPLSIVGEPSFDLSEKAVRRAGLDYWKDLDLRRFADFEEFRSQKEAEGSRIFLVSKFGTKVYWDVNFQKTDVFLFGRETSGLPEEIHQSCPPEHIISLPMAEVSRSINLSNAVAIVLYEALRQEKTRTNP
- a CDS encoding ATP-binding protein, with the translated sequence MPFPLSRTELEKEVKTLFSNGLSGNVNDFYSWVFMETQRKFKDNPNTTLEGITSLLEDLIKDGIITTNPLDPREYFIAESSPITRKMGATEQFVILGALSYNPMQYVRARLDYFLKRNGIVEELRMDLCIATVEAVENAAKYGDGGGVEVIFQIDKHKTFTIEMINTVKDFNLEDDIQRGKFSSTATLMRGMMVMQKLFDSVDLEISDNRKQAILKATRKLT